The Fibrobacter sp. genome has a window encoding:
- a CDS encoding sulfurtransferase TusA family protein produces MDERKTDGGTTLSRWMDANRGEPGFEDALRRLVSFASAEWFRRTLGTVLSPEEALSRVVAARLPDYPVGEWLESPGEHCGEIERFCEQAKVGPLPEGLSADFPDVLDLRGVVCPGNAVRSRLVMAGYPRGRVLQIWLDDGSPVENVPGALVADGCKILSREKKQGFWAVFVVKPADK; encoded by the coding sequence ATGGATGAACGGAAAACGGACGGCGGGACTACTCTTTCACGGTGGATGGACGCCAATCGGGGCGAACCTGGGTTTGAAGACGCCCTTCGGAGGCTCGTCTCGTTCGCGAGCGCCGAGTGGTTCCGCAGGACCCTCGGGACGGTCCTCTCGCCCGAGGAGGCACTTTCGAGGGTGGTCGCCGCGCGCCTTCCTGACTATCCGGTCGGGGAGTGGCTCGAGAGCCCGGGCGAACATTGCGGCGAGATAGAGCGCTTCTGCGAGCAGGCGAAGGTCGGACCACTGCCGGAGGGTCTGTCTGCGGATTTCCCCGACGTGCTGGACCTGCGGGGCGTCGTGTGCCCCGGTAACGCCGTGCGCTCCAGGCTCGTGATGGCCGGCTACCCCCGCGGGCGCGTCCTCCAGATATGGCTCGACGACGGTTCCCCGGTCGAAAATGTCCCGGGAGCGCTGGTCGCGGACGGCTGCAAAATCCTCTCCCGCGAGAAAAAACAGGGATTTTGGGCCGTTTTTGTGGTCAAACCCGCCGATAAGTAG